From the genome of Candidatus Rokuibacteriota bacterium, one region includes:
- a CDS encoding glucose-1-phosphate thymidylyltransferase, with protein sequence MKGLILSGGRGTRLRPITFTSAKQLIPVANKPILFYGIEALAASGIREIGIVVGETHREIRDAVGDGSRFGVSVTYIQQDAPLGLAHAVLVSEPFLGSDSFCMYLGDNLIREKLEPLVTRFRDEKPQSQILLARVPDPTQFGVAELRDGKVVRLIEKPKVPPSDLALVGVYMFDATIFQAVKAIKPSARGELEITDAIQWLIDQGHVVRPHIIEGWWKDTGKLEDLLEANRIILDTLVPRTDGVVEDSDIAGKVVVEAGARVVKSTVRGPAIIGKGAVIENAYIGPFTSIGDGVVVRGSEVEHSIVLEGASISDIGGRIESSLIGRNVSIHKSARKPRSFNFMLGDRSEVGLV encoded by the coding sequence ATGAAAGGGTTAATCCTCTCCGGCGGGCGCGGGACGCGGCTCCGCCCCATCACCTTCACCTCGGCCAAGCAGCTGATCCCGGTGGCCAACAAGCCCATCCTCTTCTATGGGATCGAGGCGCTGGCGGCTTCCGGCATCCGCGAGATCGGCATCGTCGTCGGCGAGACCCACCGGGAGATCCGTGACGCCGTCGGCGACGGCTCGCGCTTCGGCGTGTCGGTGACGTACATCCAGCAGGATGCCCCGCTGGGACTCGCGCACGCGGTCCTCGTCTCCGAGCCCTTCCTGGGCTCGGACTCCTTCTGCATGTACCTGGGCGACAACCTGATCCGCGAGAAGCTCGAGCCGCTCGTCACGCGCTTCCGCGACGAGAAGCCGCAGAGCCAGATCCTGCTCGCCCGCGTGCCCGATCCGACCCAGTTCGGCGTCGCCGAGCTTCGGGACGGCAAAGTGGTCCGGCTCATCGAGAAGCCCAAGGTCCCGCCGTCCGACCTGGCGCTGGTCGGCGTCTACATGTTCGACGCGACGATCTTCCAGGCGGTCAAGGCCATCAAGCCTTCGGCGCGCGGCGAGCTCGAGATCACCGACGCGATCCAGTGGCTCATCGACCAGGGGCACGTCGTCCGGCCGCACATCATCGAAGGCTGGTGGAAGGACACGGGCAAGCTCGAGGACCTGCTCGAGGCCAACCGCATCATCCTCGACACGCTCGTGCCGAGGACGGACGGCGTCGTCGAGGACTCCGACATCGCGGGCAAGGTCGTGGTCGAGGCCGGCGCGCGGGTGGTCAAGAGCACGGTGCGGGGGCCGGCCATCATCGGCAAGGGCGCCGTGATCGAGAACGCGTACATCGGGCCCTTCACCTCCATCGGCGACGGCGTCGTGGTGCGGGGCAGCGAGGTCGAGCACTCCATCGTCCTCGAGGGCGCCAGCATCTCGGACATCGGCGGCCGCATCGAGTCGAGCCTCATCGGGCGTAACGTGTCCATCCACAAGAGCGCGCGCAAGCCGAGGTCGTTCAACTTCATGCTGGGCGACCGCAGCGAGGTTGGGCTCGTCTGA
- a CDS encoding dTDP-4-dehydrorhamnose 3,5-epimerase family protein, producing MRLNDDAQRAYLVQDYAAQPAIQGVELVDLKRIADDGGNFTELGRLGAGIHAAFQGFEVKQINYSELEPGAIKAFHIHRSQTDAWFVPPGDKMLLVLLDVRAGSPTSSVARRLVLGDGASRLVRIPPGVAHGVRNLAAARGRIIYFVDAQFQAAPAECDEGRLPWDFAGAGVWDVVRG from the coding sequence ATGCGCCTCAACGACGACGCCCAGCGCGCCTACTTGGTGCAGGACTACGCCGCGCAGCCGGCCATCCAGGGCGTGGAGCTCGTCGACCTCAAGCGCATCGCGGACGACGGCGGGAACTTCACGGAGCTCGGGCGTCTCGGCGCCGGCATCCACGCGGCTTTCCAAGGCTTCGAGGTCAAGCAGATCAACTACAGCGAGCTGGAGCCCGGCGCGATCAAGGCCTTCCATATCCATCGGAGCCAGACGGATGCCTGGTTCGTCCCGCCCGGCGACAAGATGCTCCTGGTGCTGCTCGACGTCCGCGCGGGCTCGCCGACTTCGAGCGTCGCGCGCCGGCTGGTCCTGGGCGACGGCGCCTCGCGCCTCGTACGCATTCCGCCTGGCGTGGCGCACGGCGTGAGGAACCTCGCGGCGGCGCGCGGGCGGATCATCTATTTCGTCGACGCGCAGTTCCAGGCGGCCCCGGCCGAGTGCGACGAGGGGCGGCTGCCCTGGGACTTTGCCGGCGCCGGCGTCTGGGACGTCGTGCGGGGATAA
- the rfbB gene encoding dTDP-glucose 4,6-dehydratase: MKILVTGGAGFIGSNYVRHVLTNHPEDAVVNLDKLTYAGNLENLRDVEKDPRYRFVHGDICDRAAVDEAMEGTAAVVHFAAETHVDRSNAGAGEFLKTNVSGTFTLLEAARERKIGRFLAVGTDEVYGSIAKGGARELDPLNPSNPYSASKAAADLLAKAYWITHRLPVVITRSSNNFGPYQYPEKVIPLFITNAIEDMPLPLYGDGKNVRDWLYVLDNCAAIDLVLRKGKDGEIYNIGGSHEAENVVLTRQVLHLLGKPESLITPVADRPGHDRRYALDSTKVRTLGWKPAHPFAAALEATVAWYKGHEAWWKPIKSGAFRAYYEKQYLTAVRAETR; the protein is encoded by the coding sequence GTGAAGATCCTCGTGACGGGTGGGGCGGGCTTCATCGGCTCCAACTATGTCCGCCACGTCCTGACCAATCACCCCGAGGACGCGGTGGTCAACCTCGACAAGCTGACCTACGCGGGCAACCTCGAGAACCTCCGCGACGTCGAGAAGGACCCCCGCTACCGTTTCGTCCACGGCGACATCTGCGATCGCGCCGCCGTGGACGAAGCGATGGAAGGGACGGCGGCGGTCGTCCACTTCGCCGCCGAGACCCACGTGGACCGCTCGAACGCGGGCGCCGGCGAGTTCCTCAAGACCAATGTCAGCGGCACCTTCACGCTCCTCGAGGCCGCGCGGGAGCGGAAGATCGGGCGCTTCCTCGCCGTCGGGACCGACGAGGTGTACGGGAGCATCGCCAAGGGCGGCGCGCGCGAGCTCGACCCGCTGAACCCGTCCAATCCCTACTCGGCCTCCAAGGCCGCGGCCGACCTCCTCGCCAAGGCGTACTGGATCACCCACCGCCTGCCCGTGGTGATCACGCGCAGCAGCAACAACTTCGGCCCGTACCAGTATCCGGAGAAGGTCATCCCGCTCTTCATCACCAACGCGATCGAAGACATGCCGCTGCCGCTCTACGGCGACGGGAAGAACGTGCGCGACTGGCTCTACGTCCTCGACAATTGCGCGGCCATCGACCTCGTCCTCCGCAAGGGCAAGGACGGCGAGATCTACAACATCGGCGGCAGCCACGAGGCCGAGAACGTGGTGCTGACCCGGCAGGTGCTGCACCTCCTCGGCAAGCCCGAGAGCCTCATCACCCCGGTGGCCGACCGGCCGGGCCACGACCGGCGCTACGCGCTCGACTCGACCAAGGTCCGGACGCTCGGGTGGAAGCCGGCGCATCCCTTCGCCGCCGCCCTCGAGGCGACCGTGGCGTGGTACAAGGGACACGAGGCGTGGTGGAAGCCGATCAAGTCCGGCGCCTTCCGCGCGTACTACGAGAAGCAGTACCTGACCGCAGTTCGAGCTGAGACAAGATAG
- a CDS encoding S1C family serine protease, producing MRRSVLIAAVLLLALPALLVAAPKGGAPRPDPNRISSLPSHIERVAPSIVGIHVEVPPDRSSVATLGAERWGSGVIFDQAGYALTVSYVLLDAAWIDVTLRDGRKVPAKLVGLDLESGLGVVKLDGPGPWRAATLGDSTRMAVGDLTGTVGLDDDGQLVAVPGKVQEIKPFAASWEYMLDRAILVAPYSPAFGGAALVDATGAVVGIILLRLGEAPFVNLAVPIEQFLGGKQELIAKGRVESRRPRPWIGLYTRELVGGGVVVAGVSPIGPARTAGFRPGDVIVRVNGAEVSSQAEFYRRLWLGVIGQDVQLVVMRAARLEAITVRPVDRYRLLKTGDR from the coding sequence ATGCGCCGCTCCGTCCTGATCGCCGCCGTCCTGCTGCTGGCGCTCCCCGCGCTGCTCGTCGCGGCGCCGAAGGGCGGCGCGCCCCGGCCGGACCCGAACCGAATCTCCTCCCTCCCGTCTCATATCGAGCGCGTCGCGCCGTCCATCGTCGGCATCCACGTCGAGGTGCCCCCCGACCGGTCGTCCGTGGCGACGCTCGGCGCCGAGCGCTGGGGCAGCGGCGTCATCTTCGACCAGGCCGGGTACGCGCTCACGGTGAGCTATGTCCTGCTGGACGCCGCGTGGATCGACGTGACGCTCCGCGACGGGCGCAAGGTCCCGGCCAAGCTCGTCGGTCTCGACCTCGAGTCGGGGCTTGGAGTCGTCAAGCTGGACGGGCCCGGGCCCTGGCGGGCGGCCACGCTCGGCGACTCGACCCGGATGGCGGTCGGAGACCTGACGGGCACCGTGGGTCTCGACGATGACGGCCAGCTCGTAGCGGTGCCCGGCAAGGTCCAGGAGATCAAGCCCTTCGCCGCCTCGTGGGAGTACATGCTCGACCGCGCGATCCTCGTGGCGCCCTACAGCCCGGCCTTCGGCGGCGCGGCCCTGGTAGATGCGACCGGCGCCGTCGTGGGCATCATCTTGCTGAGACTCGGGGAAGCGCCCTTCGTCAACCTCGCCGTCCCGATCGAGCAGTTCCTCGGCGGCAAGCAGGAGCTGATCGCCAAGGGCCGCGTCGAGAGCCGCCGCCCGCGGCCGTGGATCGGCCTCTACACGCGAGAGCTCGTGGGCGGGGGCGTGGTCGTGGCGGGCGTCTCGCCCATCGGACCCGCGCGCACGGCGGGATTCCGCCCGGGCGACGTCATCGTGCGCGTCAACGGCGCCGAGGTCTCGAGCCAGGCGGAGTTCTACCGGCGGCTCTGGCTTGGCGTGATCGGGCAGGACGTGCAGCTCGTGGTCATGCGCGCCGCACGCCTCGAGGCGATCACCGTGCGCCCCGTGGACCGTTACCGCCTCCTCAAGACCGGCGACCGGTAG
- a CDS encoding HD domain-containing protein: MDTYQGRGLIADPIHQYILYTRPDGIPGEATEQDLLDSPWMQRLRRVPQLQSARWVFPAAEHSRFQHSLGAMHLAGRFAQQLHPSLKAEFPDAPSAALLEELLRMSGLLHDIGHGPFGHFFDDNFLVDFGLTHEIVGQRIIREQIADLIRGLRRSPSAPFETGEAINPDWICYLMGKDRTRPEAEHPRWLAHLKPLLSGIYTADNMDYVLRDSYMCGVAVGPIDIERIIYYSFFSDKGLTLDRGGIQAFIMFLNARFYMYTNVYYHRTTRGIDLHLKEIFRDTIRLMFPYDLNKDLAPYLHLTEWTLLEEVARWQDAGDPERKTLGQEWRHILDRRLKWRMSHEVVLDLFEPRRGFGFMKAEEVEQRVRELLPAGMRDFPFKIDMAQQDPRPLNPIGMQDRQIYVYDSATRSVSAEPLKELLKYLPGKVAQCRIFAKTHEHDQALAKALNQALGEERPAHPTNL, encoded by the coding sequence GTGGACACTTACCAGGGGCGCGGCCTCATCGCCGACCCCATCCATCAGTACATCCTCTACACGCGCCCCGACGGCATCCCCGGCGAGGCGACGGAGCAGGACCTCCTCGACTCGCCCTGGATGCAGCGGCTCCGGCGCGTGCCGCAGCTCCAGTCGGCGCGCTGGGTCTTCCCGGCCGCCGAGCACAGCCGATTCCAGCACTCGCTGGGGGCGATGCACCTGGCGGGCCGCTTCGCCCAGCAGCTGCACCCCTCGCTCAAGGCCGAGTTCCCGGACGCCCCGTCGGCGGCGCTCCTGGAAGAGCTGCTGCGGATGTCGGGGCTCCTCCACGACATCGGACATGGGCCCTTCGGGCACTTCTTCGACGACAACTTCCTGGTGGATTTCGGTCTCACGCACGAGATCGTCGGCCAGCGGATCATCCGCGAGCAGATCGCCGACCTGATCCGCGGGCTCAGGCGCAGCCCATCGGCGCCGTTCGAGACCGGCGAGGCGATCAACCCCGATTGGATCTGCTACCTCATGGGCAAGGACCGGACGCGGCCCGAGGCCGAGCACCCGCGCTGGCTCGCCCACCTCAAGCCGCTCCTCAGCGGGATCTACACCGCCGATAACATGGACTACGTGCTCCGCGACTCGTACATGTGCGGCGTGGCCGTCGGGCCCATCGACATCGAGCGGATCATCTACTACTCGTTTTTCAGCGACAAAGGGTTGACGCTCGACCGCGGGGGCATCCAGGCGTTCATCATGTTCCTGAACGCCCGCTTCTACATGTACACCAACGTCTACTATCACCGGACCACGCGAGGCATCGACCTGCACCTGAAGGAGATCTTCCGCGATACCATCCGGCTCATGTTCCCCTACGATCTCAACAAGGACCTGGCGCCCTATCTCCACCTGACCGAGTGGACGCTGCTCGAGGAGGTCGCGCGCTGGCAGGACGCCGGCGATCCCGAGCGCAAGACCCTCGGCCAGGAGTGGCGGCACATCCTCGACCGGCGCCTGAAGTGGCGGATGTCCCACGAGGTCGTCCTCGATCTCTTCGAGCCGCGCAGGGGGTTCGGCTTCATGAAGGCCGAGGAGGTCGAGCAGCGCGTGCGCGAGCTCCTGCCGGCGGGGATGCGGGACTTCCCGTTCAAGATCGACATGGCCCAGCAGGACCCGCGGCCGCTCAACCCCATCGGGATGCAGGACCGCCAGATCTACGTCTACGACTCGGCCACGCGCTCCGTATCGGCGGAGCCGCTCAAGGAGCTGCTCAAGTACCTGCCCGGCAAGGTCGCGCAGTGCCGCATCTTCGCCAAGACCCACGAACACGATCAGGCGCTTGCGAAGGCGCTCAACCAGGCGCTCGGAGAAGAGCGCCCCGCCCACCCGACCAACCTCTAG
- a CDS encoding acyl-CoA dehydrogenase family protein has translation MDTYRGVDYYGIEALLTEEQRMVRDAVRDWVEKEFVPIVSRHHRDETFPLEVAKPLGEMGVFGATLKGYGCAGLDNVAYGLIMQELERGDSGLRSFASVQSGLVMYPIYAYGSETQKEKWLPRLQSGQSLGCFGLTEPDHGSDPGSMATRAIKKGNEYVLNGTKLWITNGSVAEVAVVWAKGDDGEIGGYLVERGTPGFSTLDIHGKFSMRASITSELAFADCKIPLENKLPGVKGLKGPLGCLSQARYGIAWGAIGAAMGCYDWALQYSQQRIQFGKPIGSFQLVQQKLVWMITEITKAQLLCLRLGQLKDEGKVRAQQISMAKRNNVQMALDTARLARDILGAAGIVDEHPIIRHMMNLETVNTYEGTHDIHTLIIGRDITGLDAFGM, from the coding sequence ATGGACACCTATCGCGGCGTCGACTACTACGGCATCGAGGCCTTGCTGACGGAAGAGCAGCGGATGGTGCGGGACGCCGTCCGGGACTGGGTGGAGAAGGAGTTCGTGCCGATCGTGAGTCGGCACCACCGCGACGAGACGTTCCCGCTTGAGGTGGCCAAGCCGCTGGGCGAGATGGGCGTCTTCGGCGCCACGCTCAAGGGCTACGGCTGCGCCGGCCTCGACAACGTCGCGTACGGGCTCATCATGCAGGAGCTCGAGCGCGGGGATTCGGGGCTGCGCTCCTTCGCCTCGGTGCAGAGCGGCCTCGTCATGTACCCGATCTACGCCTACGGCTCGGAGACGCAGAAGGAGAAGTGGCTGCCGCGACTCCAGTCCGGACAGTCGCTCGGCTGCTTCGGGCTGACCGAGCCGGATCATGGATCCGACCCGGGTTCCATGGCGACGCGCGCCATCAAGAAGGGCAACGAGTACGTGCTCAACGGCACCAAGCTCTGGATCACCAACGGCTCGGTCGCCGAGGTCGCCGTGGTCTGGGCCAAGGGCGACGACGGCGAGATCGGCGGCTACCTCGTCGAACGCGGCACGCCCGGCTTCTCGACGCTCGACATCCACGGCAAGTTCTCCATGCGTGCGTCGATCACGTCGGAGCTCGCCTTCGCCGATTGCAAGATCCCGCTCGAGAACAAGCTGCCCGGCGTCAAGGGGCTCAAGGGACCGCTCGGCTGTCTCTCCCAGGCGCGCTACGGGATCGCGTGGGGGGCGATCGGCGCGGCCATGGGCTGCTACGACTGGGCGCTCCAGTACTCCCAGCAGCGCATCCAGTTCGGGAAGCCGATCGGCTCGTTCCAGCTCGTCCAGCAGAAGCTCGTCTGGATGATCACGGAGATCACCAAGGCCCAGCTCTTGTGCCTGCGCCTGGGCCAGCTCAAGGACGAGGGCAAGGTCAGGGCGCAGCAGATCTCCATGGCCAAGCGGAACAACGTCCAGATGGCGCTCGACACGGCGCGCCTGGCGCGCGACATCCTGGGCGCCGCCGGCATCGTGGACGAGCACCCGATCATCCGCCACATGATGAACCTGGAGACCGTCAACACCTACGAGGGCACCCACGACATCCACACGCTGATCATCGGACGCGACATCACGGGTCTCGACGCTTTCGGCATGTGA
- a CDS encoding VOC family protein, with amino-acid sequence MRVSELGHVSLFVRDLGSSVRFYRDVLGLRETGRGKDGRIVFLSAGAHHHDVSLEVARIEAKPLPAGAPGLYHVAFCVGSTREALQAARREAEQAGLQPFGEVGGATPCFCVKDPDGHTVELYAALPA; translated from the coding sequence ATGCGAGTCAGCGAGTTGGGACACGTTTCCCTCTTCGTGCGCGACCTCGGTTCATCCGTTCGGTTCTATCGAGACGTTCTCGGCCTCCGCGAGACGGGTCGCGGCAAGGATGGGCGCATCGTCTTCCTCTCCGCCGGCGCCCACCACCACGACGTCTCGCTCGAGGTGGCGCGCATCGAGGCGAAGCCTCTTCCCGCCGGAGCGCCCGGCCTCTACCACGTCGCCTTCTGCGTCGGCAGCACGCGCGAGGCTCTGCAGGCTGCGCGCCGCGAGGCGGAGCAGGCGGGGCTCCAGCCTTTCGGCGAGGTGGGCGGCGCGACGCCCTGCTTCTGCGTCAAGGATCCGGACGGCCACACCGTCGAGCTCTACGCGGCGCTGCCCGCCTGA
- a CDS encoding MFS transporter, which translates to MTPDSSAPAVAVPGRAVAAPADKARPNYKLLGLLALGHLVIDTNQGSLPALLPYLKTALGLTYTATGVIVLMANITSSLIQPFFGFLADKTARRWLLPLSVFLSSVGIALSGVAPSYYAVLALVMISGFGIAAYHPEGYRTATQVAGERKATGVSIFSTGGNIGIAAGPPFITLLLTGFGMPGTLGMFLPGLLVAGLLMAVLPGLSRPLPGRAQGAALAPKTMVGGMSLLVLVVSIRSWTQLGFTTYMPFYYLEVLRGDPRMVGTLLAVFLGAGAVGTLIAGPISDRVGHRRYMVSVFFLAAPLAVAFLLVSGVWTFVFLAALGFVLVSTFTVAVVLGQAYMPRNLGMASGLIVGFAIGAGGVGATALGWVADHWGLSSALWISALMPILGCAVSLTLPEPRSR; encoded by the coding sequence ATGACGCCCGACTCGAGCGCGCCAGCGGTTGCCGTTCCGGGCCGCGCCGTCGCAGCGCCCGCCGACAAAGCGAGGCCGAACTACAAGCTGCTCGGGCTGCTCGCGCTCGGGCATCTCGTCATCGACACGAACCAGGGCTCGCTCCCCGCGCTCCTGCCGTATCTGAAGACCGCGCTCGGTCTCACGTACACGGCGACGGGCGTGATCGTGCTCATGGCCAACATCACGTCGTCGCTGATCCAGCCGTTCTTCGGTTTCCTCGCCGACAAGACGGCGCGGCGGTGGCTCCTGCCGCTGTCCGTGTTCCTCTCCTCGGTGGGCATCGCGCTGAGCGGCGTGGCGCCGTCCTACTACGCCGTGCTGGCGCTCGTCATGATCAGCGGCTTCGGCATCGCCGCGTACCACCCCGAGGGTTATCGCACCGCGACCCAGGTCGCCGGGGAGCGCAAGGCGACGGGCGTCTCCATCTTCTCGACCGGCGGCAACATCGGCATCGCGGCGGGACCGCCGTTCATCACGCTCCTCCTCACGGGCTTCGGCATGCCCGGCACCCTGGGCATGTTCCTGCCGGGGCTCCTCGTGGCGGGGCTCCTCATGGCCGTGCTGCCGGGGCTGTCGCGGCCGCTGCCGGGGCGCGCGCAGGGCGCGGCGTTGGCGCCGAAGACCATGGTGGGAGGCATGAGCCTGCTCGTGCTCGTCGTCTCCATCCGGTCGTGGACCCAGCTCGGGTTCACGACGTACATGCCGTTCTACTACCTCGAAGTCCTCAGGGGCGACCCGCGCATGGTCGGCACGCTCCTGGCCGTCTTCCTCGGCGCGGGCGCCGTGGGCACGCTCATCGCGGGACCGATCTCGGACCGGGTCGGCCACCGCCGCTACATGGTCAGCGTGTTCTTCCTTGCCGCCCCACTCGCCGTGGCGTTCCTGCTCGTGAGCGGCGTGTGGACCTTCGTGTTCCTGGCCGCCCTCGGGTTCGTCCTCGTGTCGACCTTCACGGTCGCCGTCGTGCTGGGGCAGGCCTACATGCCGCGCAATCTTGGGATGGCCTCAGGGCTCATCGTGGGCTTTGCCATCGGCGCGGGCGGCGTCGGCGCCACCGCGCTCGGCTGGGTCGCGGACCACTGGGGCTTGTCCTCGGCGCTGTGGATCTCGGCGCTCATGCCGATCCTGGGCTGCGCGGTCTCCCTGACGCTGCCCGAGCCGCGCTCGCGCTGA
- a CDS encoding tRNA (adenine-N1)-methyltransferase — protein MSLLSHFQDGEQTLLIDQRGKRHLILLRKGETFHSDRGWIKHEDIIGRPDGSWVRTSKNTRCLAVRPTLAEYVLDMPRGAQVIYPKDLAMVLFWADIFPGARVLEAGMGSGALTLALLRAVGPEGKVITYEQREDFARRALANIKMRMGEVSNLAVRLRPVEEGLAEEEPVDRAVFDLPEPWHLVDSVTHVLRSGGVFLSYVPTIIQSHQLSEALRRHPGYSLVETFETLMRPWNIDGLSVRPFHRMVAHTGFLTVARRVVPEEGGAQPHVEYPEGH, from the coding sequence GTGAGCCTCCTCTCCCACTTCCAGGATGGCGAGCAGACGCTGCTCATCGACCAGCGCGGCAAGCGCCATCTCATCCTGTTGCGAAAGGGCGAGACCTTCCACTCCGACCGCGGGTGGATCAAGCACGAGGACATCATCGGCCGGCCCGACGGCTCGTGGGTGCGCACATCCAAGAACACGCGCTGCCTCGCGGTGCGCCCAACGCTGGCCGAGTACGTGCTCGACATGCCGCGCGGCGCCCAGGTTATCTACCCGAAAGACCTTGCGATGGTGCTCTTCTGGGCCGACATCTTCCCGGGCGCGCGCGTGCTCGAGGCGGGGATGGGATCGGGCGCGCTGACGCTGGCGCTCCTGCGCGCCGTCGGGCCCGAGGGCAAGGTCATCACGTACGAGCAGCGCGAGGACTTCGCGCGGCGCGCGCTCGCCAACATCAAGATGCGCATGGGCGAGGTGTCGAACCTCGCGGTCCGGCTGCGGCCCGTGGAGGAGGGGCTCGCCGAGGAGGAGCCGGTGGATCGGGCCGTCTTCGACCTGCCCGAGCCGTGGCATCTGGTCGATTCCGTCACGCACGTGCTGCGCTCGGGCGGCGTCTTTCTCTCGTACGTGCCCACGATCATCCAGTCCCACCAGCTGTCCGAAGCGCTCCGCCGGCACCCCGGCTATTCGCTCGTCGAGACCTTCGAGACGCTGATGCGGCCGTGGAACATCGACGGGCTGTCGGTGCGTCCCTTCCACCGAATGGTCGCGCACACGGGCTTTCTCACCGTCGCGCGGCGCGTGGTGCCGGAGGAGGGTGGGGCGCAGCCTCACGTCGAGTATCCCGAGGGCCACTGA
- a CDS encoding NCS2 family permease, with amino-acid sequence MSRRSDSGRRGPRGPDHPHGHGLHHLRDPAILGFAGIPARFVAWPDFSSLGAGFDLSIFARVGVLTAIVTIFSVMPSDFFDTMGTVIGVGAEAGWLTPDGRLPRLNRVLLVDSLAAVAGASSATTYVESAAGVAAGAHTGLASVVTGGCFLLALFFAPVAGVVPAQATAPALILVGFLMTSLVRDIPFGGLEEGFPALLTVALMPFTYSITDGIGAGFVAYCAIKLLRGKGAEVHGMMYGAAAAFLIYFALPAIRPLLRN; translated from the coding sequence TTGTCCCGCCGGAGCGACAGTGGGCGGCGAGGTCCGCGGGGGCCAGACCACCCTCATGGTCATGGCCTACATCATCTTCGTGACCCGGCCATCCTGGGCTTCGCCGGCATCCCGGCGCGCTTCGTCGCCTGGCCGGACTTCTCGAGCCTGGGCGCCGGCTTCGACCTCTCGATCTTCGCCCGCGTCGGGGTCCTGACCGCCATCGTCACGATCTTCTCCGTCATGCCCTCGGACTTCTTCGACACCATGGGCACGGTGATCGGGGTGGGCGCCGAGGCGGGATGGCTCACTCCCGACGGCAGGCTCCCGCGCCTGAATCGCGTCCTGCTCGTCGATTCGCTGGCGGCGGTGGCGGGCGCGTCGTCGGCAACGACCTACGTCGAGTCGGCGGCCGGCGTGGCGGCCGGCGCGCACACCGGCCTCGCCTCCGTGGTCACGGGCGGCTGTTTTCTCCTGGCGCTGTTCTTCGCTCCCGTGGCAGGCGTCGTGCCCGCCCAGGCGACGGCGCCCGCGCTGATCCTGGTCGGCTTCCTCATGACCTCGCTCGTCCGGGACATTCCCTTCGGCGGCCTCGAGGAGGGATTCCCGGCGCTCCTGACCGTGGCGCTGATGCCCTTCACGTACTCGATCACGGACGGCATCGGGGCGGGCTTCGTCGCGTACTGCGCCATCAAGCTCCTGCGCGGCAAGGGGGCGGAGGTCCACGGCATGATGTACGGAGCCGCGGCCGCCTTCCTCATCTACTTCGCGCTGCCCGCAATCCGCCCCCTCCTCCGGAATTAG